A region of the Anguilla anguilla isolate fAngAng1 chromosome 16, fAngAng1.pri, whole genome shotgun sequence genome:
CAACTATCTTCTTGAGCACGACCCACGTTCCTtcttattattaatgtcattaaCGGTCTTGGTCACTGTACAAAGCAACCATTATAGTGTTAGCCTACATATCTCCACCTCTCCTAATCCCTGTTAAACTGGAAATTCTGCACAGTCAGATTCTATAGAGTCAGTGCTGCTATTCTGTATTTGTGAACTTGACACCACTGGGAAATAGGTTACCTTGTCTCTCTTGCAAATGGGGTTTTCCAACACTAACCATTCAAAACACTCATAACCACCGATGCAAGTGCAATACAGATTTTGTGCTTGAAATTGACTTCAGTGAATTTAATCAACTGATTTGGGTTTGGAATAAatttagacagttttttttttgaatatccAGCACATGCAATCTACCTTTTCAGTTCAGGGAACAGCTTTCTTTGTGAGTGAGGGATGTTGTGCTGCTAGTGTGTGCCACAATTTCTACCTTAAACTGAATCTGAGTTATCAGGTAAATCTTAACATATATAAGCAAGTAGCTGCATAGCTTGTGGCTGCTGCTTTCTAAAATGAATTAACACACAGCTGTTAAATACATAGCTTGCAGCTCTGACACAGATAACCTGAGACAGAGATGCATCAAATGACATCAAGCTAACtagtacatgcatacacgcaaaCAAGGCACATAGTGGTAATCATAGAGGTACTTCACCTTGTGACTAGCACctaataatttttgttttcctttgactGCTTGCCACTGAATATTCCTATTAGACTGCCACAGAGACACCTAGAGGACAAGCCCTGAAGCACAAGTTAAATGTTTCCCAGATCAAATGTTGAAGTAAAGCCTTCTATATAAgttgtataaatgcaatgtaagtgTTGTTTAGGTGAGCTCCCCTGTAATGTGTTTGTTGTTGAGTTGAGGGCCCCTGTAATGTGTATGCTGTTTAGTTGAGGGCCCCTGTAATGTGTATGTTGTTTAGTTGAGGGCTCCTTTAATGTGTATGTTGTTGAGTTGAGGGCCCCTGTAATGTGTATGCTGTTTAGTTGAGGGCCCCTGTAATGTGTTTGTTGTTGAGTTGAGGGCCCCTGTAATGTGTATGCTGTTTAGTTGAGGGCCCCTGTAATGTGTATGTTGTTTAGTTGAGGGCTCCTTTAATGTGTATGTTGTTGAGTTGAGGGCCCCTGTAATGTGTATGCTGTTTAGTTGAGGGCCCCTGTAATGTGTATGTTGTTGAGTTGAGGGCCCCTGTAATGTGTATGTTGTTGAGTTGAGGGCCCCTGTAATGTGTATGTTGTTTAATTGAGGGCCCCTGTAATGTGTATGTTGTTGAGTTGAGGGCCCCTGTAATGTGTATGCTGTTTAGTTGAGGGCCCCTGTAATGTGTATGTTGTTTAATTGAGGGCCCCTGTAATGTGTATGTTGTTTAGTTGTGGGCCCCTGTAATACTCTGTTTTACTCTGACAGTGAAAGTAAAGGGCAGCAAAGGCGCCTCTGGCTGCACGGACTGGCGCTATGGCAGCTGTGTGCCCAACAAAGGGGACTGTGGGGCCGGTGTCCGGAATGGGACCTGCAATGGCCAAACCAGCAGAGGGGACTGTGGGGCCGGTGTCCAGAATGGGACCTGCAATGGCCACACCAAGACCCTCATGTGCAGAGTGCCCTGCAACTGGAAGAAGGAGTTTGGCGGTAAGAGACCTGCCTTGCTCTTtatacaggcaaacacacatgaGCTTATCCAGCTAAAGCCTGACTCTTAcatacaggcaaacacacatgaGCTTATCCTGCAAAAGCCTGACTCttacatacagacaaacacacatgagcTTATCCTGCAAAAGCCTGACTCttacatacagacaaacacacatgagcTTATCCTGCAAAAGCCTGACTCttacatacagacaaacacacgtgGGCTTATCCTGCAAAAGCCTGACTCCTAGGCAAACACACATGAGCATGTCTTGTTAAAACGTTCTTGCTGATTgagttttttaaagaatttccTCTTGGCATACCAGCCATACAAATTGATCACTACTGGGTTTGATCACTACTGGGTTTGATCACTACTGGGTTTGAAATTTCTTCAGGCCATCAGTTGAATCAGCTCCTGGATGTCTTGCATCTTTTACTGAAGGagttcattgaaaaaaaatgtgcttggcAAAATATTGCTTGGTAGGTGTCTGTAAAGAGTCTGCATGGGTTTTCATTGGTGGAGAGGATGGGCGGGGTCAGTGGAGTGAGCAGCTGTGCTTTGTCCTTTCAGCTGACTGCAAGTACAAGTTTGGCAGCTGGAGGGGGTGTGACAGTGCTACCAGCACCAGGACCCGGACCGGAACCCTGAAGAAAGCGCTGTACGGTGCAGAATGCAAGCCTAGCGTCACCGTGTCCAAGCCTTGCGCTACAAAGACCAAGACAAAGACCAAAGGTCAGTCAAATAGGTCAATTAAAGCTTATTAGTGCTAATACAAGTAAATAAGCACAATGGAAGCTATTATACACtattaatacaattaaattaagacaattaaagaaattaaattgtgttaatcaAACATTGGTAATGCAATTTGTAATACAATTAATGCAATTGATACAATTGATACAATTAAAGTTACTGAAAAAGTGGCAATACAATTGACTTAATACAATTAAAGCAGTATAAATACTATtatattaattcaattaaagcaattaaaaaaattaaatgaatatagcTGAGAGCCATGT
Encoded here:
- the LOC118214947 gene encoding midkine-B-like, whose translation is MRVLFSVTVVLVVGLMMATAEAAKGKKVKVKGSKGASGCTDWRYGSCVPNKGDCGAGVRNGTCNGQTSRGDCGAGVQNGTCNGHTKTLMCRVPCNWKKEFGADCKYKFGSWRGCDSATSTRTRTGTLKKALYGAECKPSVTVSKPCATKTKTKTKGKKSRLREN